One segment of Candidatus Eisenbacteria bacterium DNA contains the following:
- a CDS encoding gamma-glutamyl-gamma-aminobutyrate hydrolase family protein (Members of this family of hydrolases with an active site Cys residue belong to MEROPS family C26.): MQQIPLKQRPMVGVSLMTDLSSLAEHGPRFGINCSYIHALRGSGAIPVPILPGRPDETALFAPFLSGLLLPGGSDLAAGRYHQEPVDPQETPDPDREALEWDLLRWADGTGLPVLAICLGIQTVNTFRGGTLIQDLRRRGPEVLDHGYLKGYSRRTLAHSVRIDPESRLAALMEQDQVSVNSLHHQAIDKIGAGLRAVAWAPDGIVEGLEDENPNRFLVAVQFHPEEMMEAPAAQKIFVGFVEGCRAWKEGLNPPYRPTARPL, translated from the coding sequence ATGCAGCAGATCCCGCTTAAACAGCGTCCTATGGTGGGTGTTTCCCTTATGACGGATCTTTCTTCTCTGGCTGAGCACGGCCCGCGGTTTGGTATCAATTGTTCGTACATTCATGCTCTGAGGGGGTCCGGCGCGATTCCGGTTCCCATTTTGCCGGGGCGGCCGGATGAAACGGCGCTCTTCGCTCCTTTCCTCAGCGGGTTGTTGCTGCCCGGCGGATCCGATTTGGCTGCGGGGCGCTACCATCAGGAGCCGGTTGATCCTCAAGAAACGCCGGATCCTGATCGGGAGGCGTTGGAGTGGGATTTACTGCGCTGGGCCGATGGGACGGGCCTGCCGGTGCTGGCGATTTGTCTCGGTATCCAGACCGTCAATACCTTCCGAGGGGGCACGCTGATACAAGATCTCCGCCGCCGAGGGCCGGAAGTTCTGGATCATGGGTACCTCAAAGGGTACTCCCGCCGGACACTTGCCCATTCCGTACGGATTGATCCGGAGTCGCGGCTGGCCGCTCTCATGGAGCAGGATCAAGTGTCGGTGAACTCCCTGCATCACCAGGCGATCGATAAGATTGGAGCGGGTCTTCGCGCGGTGGCCTGGGCGCCCGATGGTATTGTAGAGGGATTGGAAGATGAGAATCCAAACCGCTTTCTGGTCGCCGTTCAGTTTCATCCCGAAGAGATGATGGAAGCGCCGGCGGCGCAAAAGATTTTCGTGGGATTCGTCGAAGGGTGCCGCGCTTGGAAAGAGGGGCTTAATCCGCCGTATCGACCCACCGCCCGTCCGCTTTGA